Proteins from one Clostridium cellulovorans 743B genomic window:
- a CDS encoding peptidase domain-containing ABC transporter, with product MDFFRKNYMCIKQHDNKDCGIACLATVARHYGLNMHLSKIRELSGTDSEGTTVYGILKAAKEMKLKSKAVKTEDLDDIFGQFPKPSIAHVVMEGSLMHYIVVHEVSEDKIIIADPSRGIVTYTPEEFYKIWTGIMILLAPSEYFEPKNEASGVLASFVSVLKQQKLILAKIFMLSLFVTVLGIFGSMYFQFLIDNILPINSRKSLGLLSMSIVFLMIFKEVVSYFRNILLVKLATNIDSKILLGYYKHVVELPMNFFETRQVGEILSRFNDGGTIRDALSSATLTLMIDSIMAIVGGFILYRQSHIMFFVCFIPIVIYLALVAIFKRPIEEESRKYMESNAKLDSYLVESLHGAEVIKSFNGESIVAGETEKRFMKFINSIIKLGYIENLQSSFKNCVQSVFLILIGWIGGILILDQQLSIGMLISFNALLIYFIGPIERIINLQGTLQSAMVAADRLGEILVLKKEKDNEEEKKIIPESLYGDIQFKDIYFRYGAKQLILKGINLNIKAGEKIAFVGESGSGKTTLVKLLMNFYDFEKGDISISGYDIKDISKEKLRDRIAYISQSSFFFSATIKENFLFSNPNVTDNEIVEACKQAHIHDYIESLQLKYDTVLEENGKNFSGGQIQRLAIARALIKKPDILIMDEATSNLDFITEKAIQNTIENCTENITTIIIAHRLSTIVKCDKIYVIDQGKVIEEGNHKELMGKDGYYSDLWKNGSNENI from the coding sequence TTGGATTTTTTTAGAAAAAATTACATGTGCATAAAACAACATGATAATAAGGATTGTGGAATAGCTTGCTTAGCAACTGTTGCAAGACATTATGGCTTGAATATGCATTTGTCTAAAATAAGAGAACTCAGTGGAACTGACAGTGAAGGTACTACTGTATATGGAATATTAAAGGCTGCAAAGGAAATGAAATTAAAGAGCAAAGCCGTTAAAACAGAGGACCTTGATGATATTTTTGGACAGTTCCCTAAGCCTTCCATTGCACATGTGGTAATGGAAGGTTCATTAATGCATTATATCGTAGTTCATGAAGTATCAGAAGATAAAATAATAATAGCAGATCCCAGTAGAGGAATTGTTACATATACGCCAGAGGAATTTTATAAAATTTGGACAGGGATAATGATTTTATTGGCACCATCAGAATATTTTGAACCTAAAAACGAAGCGAGTGGAGTCTTAGCAAGTTTTGTTAGTGTATTAAAGCAGCAAAAATTAATTTTAGCAAAGATATTCATGTTATCATTATTTGTTACAGTATTGGGTATTTTTGGGTCGATGTATTTTCAGTTCTTGATTGATAATATATTGCCTATTAATTCGAGAAAAAGTCTTGGTCTGCTATCGATGTCAATTGTTTTTTTGATGATATTTAAGGAAGTAGTAAGTTATTTTAGGAATATTTTGTTGGTGAAATTGGCCACGAACATCGATTCAAAAATCTTATTGGGATACTATAAGCATGTTGTAGAATTGCCTATGAATTTTTTTGAGACGAGGCAAGTAGGAGAAATTCTTTCTAGATTCAATGATGGTGGTACTATAAGAGATGCATTATCATCTGCAACATTAACATTAATGATAGATTCTATAATGGCTATAGTTGGTGGATTTATTTTATATAGGCAAAGTCACATAATGTTTTTTGTGTGTTTTATACCTATAGTAATATATTTGGCTCTTGTAGCTATTTTTAAACGACCTATAGAAGAAGAAAGCAGAAAATATATGGAGAGCAATGCTAAGTTGGATTCCTATTTAGTTGAATCATTACATGGGGCAGAAGTAATAAAGTCTTTTAATGGAGAAAGTATAGTTGCAGGTGAAACTGAGAAGAGATTCATGAAATTTATAAATAGCATTATAAAGCTTGGATATATCGAAAATTTACAAAGTTCATTTAAAAATTGTGTACAATCTGTTTTTTTAATACTTATTGGATGGATAGGTGGAATACTTATATTAGATCAACAATTATCCATAGGTATGTTAATTAGTTTTAATGCATTGCTAATATATTTTATTGGACCTATAGAAAGAATAATTAACTTACAGGGTACATTACAAAGTGCTATGGTTGCTGCAGATAGGCTTGGGGAAATATTAGTCCTAAAAAAGGAAAAGGATAATGAAGAAGAAAAAAAGATAATTCCTGAAAGTCTATATGGTGATATCCAATTTAAGGATATATATTTTAGATATGGTGCAAAGCAATTGATATTGAAAGGAATTAATCTAAATATCAAAGCAGGAGAAAAAATAGCATTTGTGGGTGAAAGTGGATCAGGAAAAACTACTCTTGTTAAGTTATTGATGAATTTCTATGACTTCGAAAAAGGTGATATATCAATAAGTGGTTATGATATAAAAGATATAAGTAAGGAAAAATTAAGAGATAGAATAGCATATATATCACAGAGTTCCTTTTTCTTTTCAGCAACTATAAAGGAGAATTTCTTATTTTCTAATCCAAATGTAACAGATAATGAAATAGTAGAGGCATGTAAACAAGCACATATACATGATTATATCGAAAGTCTTCAATTGAAGTATGATACTGTACTTGAGGAAAATGGAAAGAATTTTTCTGGAGGACAAATACAGCGTTTAGCTATTGCCAGAGCCCTTATTAAAAAGCCGGATATACTAATTATGGATGAAGCTACATCTAATCTAGATTTTATAACTGAAAAGGCAATACAAAATACTATTGAGAATTGCACAGAAAATATTACTACAATAATAATTGCACATAGATTAAGTACAATTGTTAAGTGTGATAAGATCTATGTAATTGATCAAGGTAAAGTTATAGAAGAGGGTAATCATAAAGAACTTATGGGTAAGGACGGGTATTACTCTGACCTTTGGAAAAATGGAAGTAATGAAAACATATAA
- a CDS encoding lanthionine synthetase C family protein — protein MLSCELKEQVEKVIIDLGKKFSSLEYIKNQLSKNSSMNQELLFALPSINILMGQLIKQYDEDLFKISAHNNIVLLNGRISEYCNDISSFYGYSLIGFSTLAISNNKNLYKNFLEGLNKYIVIGVNNIVKQEELISMPVCECINGLAGIGRYLLEFKEVSSVLEAIKGILIFLIKLTKKKITANKYEVRKWFIEYESQSEIEKKNYSYGHTRIGMAHGIVGILSLLAIAKIQGVEVEGQEEAIKDILSYLYKFRIEEKGLVYWPYKVGIEERQGAKDAVNYMPSWCYGSGGIARAIYLAGKAIEDDYYIEDSISCIRKFCALDIDKLGFISPTFCHGYSGWLHIVNLFYKDTGEKEFEPVINNLASRILTYYNEDNPLGFKNLEYDDNLEVIEEDHISFVRGTVSVLLPLLGLINDKKDNEWDHIFLLN, from the coding sequence TTGTTAAGCTGTGAATTAAAGGAACAAGTGGAAAAGGTAATTATAGATTTGGGTAAAAAATTCTCAAGTTTAGAATATATAAAAAATCAATTATCAAAGAATAGTAGTATGAATCAAGAGTTATTATTTGCTCTACCATCTATAAACATACTAATGGGGCAGTTAATAAAACAATATGATGAAGACTTATTTAAAATTAGTGCACATAATAATATAGTTCTTTTAAATGGTAGAATATCTGAATATTGTAATGATATATCATCATTTTATGGTTATTCATTAATTGGATTTAGTACTTTAGCTATATCTAATAATAAGAACCTATATAAAAATTTCCTTGAAGGCTTAAATAAATATATTGTTATTGGTGTAAACAACATAGTCAAACAAGAAGAGTTAATTTCTATGCCAGTCTGTGAATGTATAAATGGATTAGCTGGTATAGGTCGTTATTTATTAGAATTCAAAGAAGTATCAAGTGTATTGGAAGCGATTAAAGGGATATTAATTTTTCTAATCAAGCTAACTAAAAAAAAGATTACTGCTAACAAATATGAAGTTAGGAAATGGTTTATAGAGTATGAAAGCCAGTCAGAAATAGAAAAGAAGAATTACAGTTATGGACATACTAGAATAGGAATGGCACATGGTATAGTTGGAATATTGTCACTATTGGCTATAGCAAAAATTCAAGGTGTAGAGGTAGAGGGTCAAGAGGAAGCAATTAAGGATATTCTCAGCTATTTATATAAATTTAGAATAGAGGAAAAAGGACTAGTATATTGGCCATATAAAGTAGGAATAGAAGAAAGACAAGGAGCAAAAGATGCAGTAAATTATATGCCAAGCTGGTGCTATGGCAGCGGTGGAATAGCTAGAGCAATTTATCTTGCTGGTAAAGCTATAGAAGATGATTATTATATAGAAGATTCTATAAGTTGTATAAGGAAGTTTTGTGCCCTTGATATTGATAAATTAGGATTTATATCTCCAACTTTTTGCCATGGTTACTCGGGCTGGCTACATATAGTAAATTTGTTTTATAAAGACACTGGGGAGAAAGAGTTTGAGCCAGTAATTAATAATTTAGCAAGTAGGATATTAACATATTATAACGAGGATAATCCTTTGGGTTTTAAAAACTTAGAATATGATGATAATCTGGAAGTTATTGAAGAAGATCACATCTCTTTCGTAAGAGGTACAGTATCTGTATTACTGCCATTGTTAGGATTGATAAATGATAAAAAAGACAATGAGTGGGATCATATATTTTTACTAAATTAG
- a CDS encoding glycosyltransferase — translation MNIAFFTHSTYSHNLTTRPLIDTLKGTENEVYVFVDKKLEYMYSDGDYKIVFYPEVIEEESRKIYLEYGKYFVKDYSQVAKHIDELLEDVEKPLEYVLKCDKVAKEYLMETIKELDIDIIVRDTCVTFGRMIGEELNIPIIGYSTGIMYYEKHFEDNLRENLSICYGWELSHFSDQEIEELYKKCQESIKALCDKYSISKLPLFYLFDPGEKINVSFANKKLQPAIGEYKGKEYKTLTPKLFMDGDTNEYNSKEKLIYVATGSIASHGLEFYNKVINDFKDSEYKVIISFKHADEDFIEKKNIPSNIEFQKFPDQKEILKRASLFITHAGYNSMIEAVKYNVPMIAYPFVNDQHPNANLINELGLGVGIKINKINEVNLKKLSEFLINNNDIKNNIKIIKKDFSNNISYEEFNRIIGV, via the coding sequence ATGAATATTGCATTTTTTACTCATTCAACTTATAGCCATAATTTAACTACGAGACCGCTTATTGATACATTAAAGGGAACAGAAAATGAAGTTTATGTATTTGTAGATAAAAAATTAGAGTATATGTATAGTGACGGAGATTATAAAATTGTTTTTTATCCAGAAGTAATTGAAGAAGAAAGTAGAAAGATATATTTAGAATATGGAAAATACTTTGTAAAAGATTATTCTCAAGTTGCAAAGCATATTGATGAATTACTAGAGGATGTAGAAAAGCCTTTAGAATATGTGTTGAAGTGCGACAAAGTTGCCAAGGAATATCTAATGGAGACTATTAAAGAATTAGATATAGACATAATTGTTAGAGATACTTGTGTTACCTTTGGAAGAATGATTGGTGAAGAATTAAATATTCCTATCATTGGTTATTCAACAGGAATAATGTATTATGAAAAACACTTTGAAGATAACTTGAGAGAAAACTTAAGTATTTGTTACGGTTGGGAATTAAGTCACTTTTCAGATCAAGAAATTGAAGAATTATATAAGAAATGTCAAGAAAGTATTAAAGCTTTATGTGATAAATACAGTATAAGTAAGTTACCTCTATTCTACCTATTTGACCCAGGCGAAAAAATAAATGTTAGTTTTGCAAATAAGAAATTGCAACCAGCAATTGGTGAATACAAAGGAAAAGAATACAAGACACTGACACCTAAATTATTTATGGATGGAGATACTAATGAGTATAATAGCAAAGAAAAACTTATATATGTTGCGACAGGAAGCATAGCGAGTCATGGTTTAGAATTTTACAATAAAGTTATAAATGATTTTAAGGATAGTGAATATAAGGTCATAATATCTTTTAAACATGCAGATGAAGACTTTATTGAGAAGAAAAATATACCGAGTAATATTGAGTTTCAAAAGTTTCCTGACCAAAAAGAAATACTTAAGCGAGCATCATTATTTATAACGCATGCGGGGTATAACAGCATGATAGAAGCTGTTAAATACAATGTTCCAATGATTGCGTATCCCTTTGTTAATGATCAACATCCAAATGCAAACCTAATTAATGAGTTAGGACTAGGTGTAGGTATAAAAATAAATAAGATAAATGAAGTCAATTTAAAGAAATTGTCGGAATTCCTTATAAACAACAATGATATAAAAAACAATATAAAAATAATTAAAAAAGATTTTAGTAATAATATATCGTACGAAGAATTCAATAGAATTATTGGAGTTTAG
- a CDS encoding zinc ribbon domain-containing protein — MNICQSCGMPMENQELNGKNKDGSVNTEYCVYCYPNGEFNKPDETLEEMVETCVPFLVREGFTEEGAKKHLESTLKSLKRWV; from the coding sequence ATGAATATTTGTCAAAGCTGTGGAATGCCAATGGAGAATCAGGAGTTAAACGGAAAGAATAAGGATGGATCAGTTAATACAGAGTATTGTGTATATTGTTACCCCAACGGTGAATTTAATAAACCTGATGAAACACTTGAAGAAATGGTTGAAACATGTGTGCCTTTCTTGGTGAGGGAAGGCTTTACAGAAGAAGGAGCTAAAAAACATTTGGAGAGTACTCTTAAAAGCCTTAAAAGGTGGGTTTAG